The following coding sequences lie in one Aspergillus puulaauensis MK2 DNA, chromosome 3, nearly complete sequence genomic window:
- a CDS encoding putative short-chain alcohol dehydrogenase (COG:Q;~EggNog:ENOG410PQI7;~InterPro:IPR036291,IPR002347;~PFAM:PF08659,PF00106,PF13561;~go_process: GO:0055114 - oxidation-reduction process [Evidence IEA]) has product MGDCKNRLLLLIGSGPGLGRAVASHYAQQHFNRVALIARNVEQLAKDRVAVEKAATSVGRKVVVQTWQVDVCDIKRLEDALKEINQFGSLECVYYNAARVGVSPLFTATTETIETDWRVANLALYVTARWAMPILLDKSRSRSLCNWKPSFLVTSSVLPVEPIPELFSLSMAKAAQANMVKSLQKTYSCLGIHVGLVVVGGAMSDDKLLSPTVVAEQAWLLFAQKPGSWTTQVTIREDRSVYWSETI; this is encoded by the exons ATGGGGGACTGCAAAAatcgtctgctgctgttgatcgGCTCTGGTCCTGGTCTTGGACGCGCGGTGGCTTCACATTACGCGCAGCAGCATTTCAATCGCGTCGCTCTGATCGCCCGAAATGTCGAGCAGCTCGCCAAGGATCGCGTAGCTGTGGAGAAAGCAGCCACCAGCGTCGGCCGGAAGGTGGTCGTCCAAACATGGCAGGTTGACGTTTGCGACATCAAGCGGCTAGAGGATGCCTTGAAGGAGATCAACCAGTTTGGGAGCTTGGAATGTGTGTATTACAACGCTGCGCGCGTTGGGGTCAGTCCGTTGTTCACAGCTACCACCGAGACCATCGAGACTGACTGGCGG GTGGCCAACCTCGCCCTGTACGTAACAGCCCGCTGGGCAATGCCCATCCTGCTCGACAAGTCGCGGTCGCGGTCACTGTGCAACTGGAAGCCCTCGTTCCTCGTAACCAGCAGCGTCCTACCTGTCGAGCCGATCCCGGAGCTCTTTTCGTTGTCCATGGCCAAGGCCGCGCAGGCTAATATGGTCAAGTCGCTGCAAAAGACTTATTCCTGCCTTGGGATCCACGTAGGTCTGGTCGTGGTCGGCGGTGCTATGTCCGACGATAAGCTCCTCTCGCCGACAGTCGTCGCAGAACAGGCATGGCTGCTTTTCGCACAGAAGCCTGGAAGCTGGACGACGCAGGTGACTATTCGCGAGGATCGGAGCGTCTATTGGAGTGAGACGATCTGA
- a CDS encoding uncharacterized protein (COG:G;~EggNog:ENOG410PMBP;~InterPro:IPR020846,IPR011701,IPR036259;~PFAM:PF07690;~TransMembrane:14 (i35-53o73-92i104-126o132-154i161-179o191-215i227-249o261-280i301-326o338-360i367-386o392-414i435-452o510-527i);~go_function: GO:0022857 - transmembrane transporter activity [Evidence IEA];~go_process: GO:0055085 - transmembrane transport [Evidence IEA]) gives MTQDTATSEIVSGPPENTKESPNNNTRQTRKGRRFWLILLGLVLTSLLTSLEATITSTVLPVIVSDLGGGDNYIWVANGYFLTMASLQPLFAQIANVFGRRRPLIMSTIVFLIGSGICGGSTNMAMLISGRVLQGVGGSGISVLVETVICDLVPLRERGNYMALVFGMISVGTALGPLFGGLIVDYSTWRWAFYMALPVGGPALVLLVAFLHVNYDKSNTLATKLRALDWLGNVVFIGASSSVLIALGWAGSGGEYGWSSFRVIVPLVVGMVALAGFIVLEGSRFVANPMMPLHLFSNRTSAATFVLTFLHGLITMWAFYFLPVYFQGVLSATPYRSGILLLPSILALIPFAIAGGLLLTKFGRYKPILLVAFALVVLGFGLFSLLDQNSTLGALVGFQIIESAGAGLAIPTLLPTLLAPLTDKDTALATGTWSFMRSFGVTWGVAIAGAIFNNRAEQLVGQGVITNGAVASEFRHGGAYQRATASFLDGLPSETREQVVALQNGSLRRSWQVAIAFAAVGFLVAAVPKEIPLRKELDSEFGMTEKTDDTVATP, from the exons ATGACACAAGACACGGCCACTTCAGAAATAGTATCCGGGCCTCCGGAAAACACCAAAGAGAGCCCGAACAATAACACGAGACAGACTCGAAAGGGTCGGAGATTCTGGCTCATCCTGCTCGGTCTCGTCTTGACGAGTCTGCTGACATCCCTGGAAGCCACCATCACCTCCACGGTCCTACCAGTCATTGTTTCCGACCTGGGCGGCGGCGATAACTACATCTGGGTAGCGAATGGATATTTCCTGACCAT GGCGTCTCTTCAACCACTATTCGCACAGATCGCAAACGTCTTCGGCCGTCGGAGGCCCTTGATCATGTCAACGATTGTCTTCTTAATTGGAAGCGGCATATGTGGCGG ATCCAccaacatggccatgttgatCAGCGGCCGCGTGCTGCAGGGCGTTGGAGGATCTGGCATTAGCGTCCTAGTCGAAACGGTCATTTGCGACTTGGTGCCTCTCAGGGAGAGAGGAAACTACATGGCCCTGGTGTTTGGCATGATCTCTGTGGGAACCGCGTTGGGACCTTTGTTCGGCGGCCTCATTGTCGACTACAGCacctggcgctgggcttTCTATATGGCATTGCCTGTTGGCGGTCCggcgctggtgctgcttGTTGCGTTCCTGCACGTCAATTACGACAAGTCGAATACTCTGGCGACGAAGCTCAGGGCCCTCGACTGGCTAGGCAATGTTGTCTTCATTGGAGCTTCGAGCTCCGTGCTGATTGCGCttggctgggctggatcGGGGGGCGAATACGGATGGTCTTCGTTCCGCGTTATTGTGCCTCTTGTTGTAGGCATGGTTGCGTTGGCAggcttcatcgtcctcgagGGCTCTCGCTTTGTAGCGAATCCGATGATGCCTCTACATCTCTTCTCGAACCGCACGTCGGCTGCCACTTTCGTCCTCACCTTCCTCCACGGCCTGATAACCATGTGGGCGTTCTATTTCCTCCCGGTATACTTCCAAGGCGTGCTCAGTGCAACGCCATACCGGTCAGGCATCCTGCTTCTGCCGAGCATTCTCGCCTTGATCCCCTTTGCCATCGCTGGCGGGTTACTGCTGACCAAGTTCGGGCGGTACAAACCAATCCTCCTTGTCGCGTTCGCTCTCGTCGTCCTCGGATTCGGTCTCTTCTCGCTTCTAGATCAGAACTCCACCCTGGGTGCCCTAGTCGGATTCCAGATCATCGAGTccgccggcgccggcctggccatcccaaccctcctcccTACCCTCCTGGCCCCATTGACAGACAAGGATACGGCGCTGGCGACAGGCACGTGGTCCTTTATGCGCAGCTTTGGCGTTACATGGGGCGTTGCCATTGCCggcgccatcttcaacaatcgAGCGGAACAGTTGGTGGGGCAGGGAGTTATTACGAATGGAGCTGTAGCGTCGGAGTTCAGGCATGGTGGCGCTTATCAGCGCGCTACAGCTAGTTTCCTGGATGGGCTTCCGTCAGAGACGCGCGAGCAGGTTGTGGCCTTGCAGAATGGTAGCTTGCGCCGGTCGTGGCAGGTTGCTATTGCATTTGCTGCTGTGGGGTTCCTTGTTGCTGCGGTCCCTAAGGAGATTCCACTTaggaaggagctggataGTGAGTTCGGTATGACGGAGAAGACGGACGACACGGTGGCCACGCCGTGA
- a CDS encoding GMC family oxidoreductase (CAZy:AA3;~COG:E;~EggNog:ENOG410PHR2;~InterPro:IPR012132,IPR036188,IPR000172,IPR007867;~PFAM:PF05199,PF00732;~go_function: GO:0016614 - oxidoreductase activity, acting on CH-OH group of donors [Evidence IEA];~go_function: GO:0050660 - flavin adenine dinucleotide binding [Evidence IEA];~go_process: GO:0055114 - oxidation-reduction process [Evidence IEA]), whose amino-acid sequence MGRNPHTDPQHYATPQRLVGPPATSASAQTGLVNYDYVIVGAGAAGCVLANKLSADKNVSVLLLEAGSDNTKVFESKVPMLFSKLFHTQNDWDYYTVEQAELANRRLYWPRGKVLGGSSSLNAMMYHHCSSTDFDEWASVHGCKGWSYDDLAPHFRIMEKFTHNPNRPPINRQHRGRLGQWNTGYSWLSEVVEKGFLPACEEADIPPNPDINSREGTMGVTRFQTFIDPKGQRASLATAFLTPEVLARPNLYVACNAYVTRILFDQITNPREPRAIGVEFQMARGGPRFEVHARREVVLSAGTVNTPQTLLLSGIGPADELKAHGIPVIQANDAVGRNMKDHLCTTPVIGKAKRGASLDYLGDGLNALPALARWMLTGGGPLTSNVGEAAAFIRTTDYNFPQTVNAPKDNASGANAPDIEIISAPIAFIHHGEERPADGSSVFTLVPIGLRPQSHGTVTLKSRDVFDPPVIDPKYLSDEGSNDRNVLLVGLRVCIKIIHSPAFQKYFEAVPVNDDPTSYWWPYSSSNPDNITDEQLLRFMDAKAFTLYHPVGTARMGPSPENSVVDTECRVHGVRGLRVMDASVFPEQISGHPTAPIAAMAAKLGEMMNVGRGAPVAARL is encoded by the exons ATGGGCCGCAACCCGCATACAGACCCCCAGCACTATGCGACACCGCAACGGCTCGTAGGGCCGCCCGCCACGTCTGCGTCCGCCCAGACGGGGTTGGTAAACTATGACTACG TGATCGTTGGCGCCGGCGCAGCAGGCTGTGTGCTCGCCAACAAGTTGTCCGCAGATAAGAACGTCtcggtgctgctgctggaagccGGCAGCGACAACACCAAGGTCTTCGAGTCCAAGGTCCCGATGCTATTCTCCAAGCTCTTCCACACCCAAAATGACTGGGATTACTACACCGTCGAACAAGCCGAGCTTGCCAACCGCCGGCTGTACTGGCCCCGGGGCAAAGTCCTCGgcggctcctcctccctcaacGCCATGATGTATCACCACTGCTCCAGCACCGACTTTGACGAATGGGCCTCAGTCCACGGCTGCAAAGGCTGGAGCTACGATGACCTTGCGCCGCATTTCCGGATAATGGAGAAATTCACCCACAACCCCAACCGCCCGCCCATCAACCGCCAGCACCGCGGCAGACTCGGGCAATGGAACACGGGGTATTCGTGGCTATCAGAGGTTGTGGAAAAGGGATTCCTGCCTGCCTGCGAGGAAGCCGATATCCCTCCCAACCCTGATATCAACTCTCGCGAGGGCACCATGGGCGTGACGAGGTTCCAGACCTTCATCGACCCCAAGGGCCAGCGCGCATCGCTCGCAACGGCCTTCCTCACGCCAGAGGTGCTGGCCCGGCCGAACCTCTATGTCGCATGCAACGCCTACGTGACCCGCATCCTATTCGACCAGATCACCAATCCCCGAGAGCCGCGGGCGATAGGCGTGGAGTTCCAGATGGCCCGGGGTGGCCCGCGCTTCGAAGTGCACGCGCGTCGAGAAGTCGTCCTCAGCGCAGGAACAGTCAACACGCCACAGACACTGCTGCTCAGCGGTATCGGACCAGCCGACGAGCTGAAAGCCCACGGGATCCCAGTAATCCAAGCCAACGACGCCGTAGGCCGCAACATGAAAGACCACCTGTGCACGACCCCCGTCATCGGCAAGGCGAAGCGCGGCGCCTCCCTCGACTACCTAGGCGATGGCCTCAACGCCCTCCCGGCCCTGGCGCGCTGGATGCTTACCGGTGGTGGTCCATTGACTAGCAATGTCGGCGAGGCAGCTGCATTCATTCGCACCACGGACTACAACTTCCCCCAGACTGTGAACGCTCCCAAGGACAATGCATCTGGTGCTAATGCACCAGATATCGAGATCATCAGCGCCCCCATCGCATTCATCCATCATGGCGAGGAGAGACCAGCTGATGGGAGTAGCGTGTTTACTCTCGTCCCGATTGGACTTCGCCCACAGAGTCACGGCACAGTCACGCTGAAGAGTCGCGATGTCTTCGATCCTC CCGTTATCGACCCGAAATACCTCAGCGACGAAGGCAGCAACGACCGcaacgtcctcctcgtcggcctccGCGTCTGCATCAAGATCATCCACAGCCCCGCCTTCCAGAAATACTTCGAAGCCGTCCCCGTAAACGACGACCCAACCTCCTACTGGTGGCCGTactccagcagcaacccGGACAACATCACCGAcgagcagctgctgcggTTCATGGACGCGAAGGCCTTCACGCTGTACCACCCCGTCGGCACGGCGCGCATGGGGCCGTCACCCGAGAACAGCGTTGTCGATACCGAGTGTCGGGTGCACGGTGTTAGGGGGCTGAGGGTTATGGATGCGAGTGTGTTTCCTGAGCAGATTAGTGGACATCCCACTGCTCCTATTGCGGCTATGGCGGCGAAGTTGGGCGAGATGATGAATGTGGGTAGGGGGGCGCCTGTTGCTGCGAGGTTGTGA
- a CDS encoding uncharacterized protein (COG:S;~EggNog:ENOG410Q2RV), translating to MAADDRGKTKRRNWKPPVLTWRIGAPPPKRTKAIVKEPELLPAEQGPPPGPQTENPSGPEDKEDQQRQLQQALRAQKVPSPEICEITSSLDPFCQLPYELTPENRALLHCYLLQVPAKVYGTRPDTVFSAVRDVSLPMSLGSSLTMWWMIVAADGLFTHPGADHADTVARRKGQAYRLLNHSLSQNAGKITDDLLGGIIMAAITEARLSDPVACHAHLKGCEAAIEARGGLKKSLMNCEIPGLRLAHLMPYLVCEPFPAAEGSVEEEQVQRFVELLISRMNDATEANAVSPQAGLAQLKSMVVGLGLLRSGLRFYLRPDERDVTRFADEAALFLALFLVTRTLWTYRESVDDSQLFLSRLNAFFEASTGFDPHTGRPLLTEQGLMCCVIKVIQNLPGTPHSDGGVSTLIHSVDAVQVYRTITLRSAREEARLILCRILSGYDF from the exons ATGGCCGCCGACGACAGGGGAAAGACTAAGCGCCGCAACTGGAAACCCCCAGTGCTGACTTGGAGAATTGgcgcgccgccgccgaaacGGACTAAG GCCATTGTTAAAGAACCTGAGCTCTTGCCCGCTGAGCAGGGTCCGCCGCCGGGGCCTCAGACGGAGAATCCATCGGGGCCAGAAGATAAGGAAgatcaacaacgacaactACAGCAAGCCCTCCGCGCCCAGAAAGTGCCTTCGCCGGAAATCTGCGAGATAACATCTTCGCTGGATCCATTCTGCCAACTTCCTTATGAGTTGACCCCGGAAAATCGGGCCTTGCTTCACTGCT ATCTCCTTCAAGTCCCGGCCAAGGTGTATGGAACGCGTCCGGATACAGTCTTCAGCGCGGTGCGGGATGTCAGTCTACCCATGTCGCTGGGCTCTAGCCTGACAATGTGGTGGATGATCGTAGCAGCGGATGGACTCTTCACACATCCAGGCGCGGATCATGCCGACACCGTCGCCCGCAGAAAGGGACAGGCGTATCGACTACTAAACCACTCTCTCAGCCAAAACGCGGGGAAAATCACCGATGATTTGCTGGGCGGGATTATCATGGCTGCGATTACCGAGGCCCGGCTTTCGGACCCGGTAGCCTGCCATGCGCATTTGAAGGGGTGTGAGGCGGCCATTGAGGCAAGGGGTGGTCTTAAGAAGAGTCTGATGAATTGTGAGATCCCGGGTTTGAGATTGGCGCATTTAATGCCGTATCTTGTTTGTGAACCATTCCCTGCTGCGGAGGGGtcggttgaggaggagcaggtgcAGCGGTTCGTTGAGCTTTTGATATCCAGGATGAATGATGCAACGGAGGCAAACGCTGTATCACCACAGGCTGGCCTTGCTCAGTTGAAGAGTATGGTAGTGGGACTGGGGTTATTGCGCAGTGGGCTGCGGTTCTACCTGCGACCCGACGAACGCGATGTAACAAGATTCGCGGATGAGGCGGCGTTATTCCTCGCGTTGTTCCTGGTTACGCGGACGCTGTGGACATATCGCGAATCGGTCGACGATTCCCAGCTGTTCTTGTCGCGGCTGAACGCGTTCTTCGAAGCCAGCACTGGATTTGACCCGCATACAGGACGGCCCCTCCTGACTGAGCAGGGATTGATGTGTTGTGTTATCAAGGTTATCCAGAATCTACCGGGGACGCCGCACAGCGATGGCGGGGTGTCGACTCTGATACATAGTGTTGATGCGGTTCAGGTCTACCGTACGATAACTTTACGGAGTGCTCGCGAGGAGGCGAGGCTGATACTTTGTCGGATATTGTCGGGATACGACTTTTGA